The following nucleotide sequence is from Bradyrhizobium roseum.
CGACGGGAACGGACGACGGCGCGCGAACCGGCGCCTCGATCGTGATTTTTGCGTCTGATTGTGAATCCATGGCGCCTTATCTGGGGTCGAGAAGCGAAAATTGAAGGGGGCCAGAGCTCCCTCCACGGGTCGTTGCCTTGTGCGCAATTGCGCACCTGGCGCAGGGACCCATAGCCACAGGGTGCAATCGTGAAGCACCACGTCTGACACACTTCGGCAATCGTCAGATCACGCGGCACGTGGCCCTTCGCTCACGGGGACGACGTCAAGAGCTACGCCACTTCGTTAAAGCACCAGGCCAAAATACCCTTCTGCGCATGCAGGCGGTTTTCGGCTTCGTCGAACACCACTGACTGCGGGCCGTCGATCACCTCATCGGTGACTTCCTCGCCGCGATGCGCCGGCAGGCAGTGCATGAAGATCGCGTCCTTGTTGGCCAACGACATCAGCTTCTCATTGACCTGATAGGGCTTGAGCACGTTGTGGCGGTGCTCGCCGTCCTTGTCGCCCATCGAGACCCAGGTGTCGGTGACGACGCAGTCGGCACCGCGCACGGCGGCTTCGGGATCGGTGCCGAGCACGATCGGTGCCTGCGTCGCCTTGATCCAGTCCTTCATCGCCTTGTTTGGCGCGAGCTGCGGCGGGGTCGCGACATTGAGCTGAAACTTGAATCGCTCCGCCGCATGCGCCCACGACGCCAGCACATTGTTGTCGTCGCCGGTCCAGGCCACGGTCTTGCCCTCGATCGGCCCGCGATGCTCCTCGAAAGTCATCAGATCGGCCATCACCTGGCACGGATGCGAGCGCCGCGTCAGCCCGTTGATCACGGGCACGGTGGCGTGCGCTGCGAGCTCCAGCAGCGCATCGTGGTTGAGGATGCGGATCATGATCGCATCGACATAGCGCGACAGCACGCGCGCGGTGTCGGCGATGGTCTCGCCGCGGCCGAGCTGCATCTCCGCGCCCGTGAGCATGATGGATTCGCCGCCGAGCTGGCGCATGCCGACATCGAACGACACCCGTGTGCGGGTCGAGGGACGCTCGAAGATCATCGCCAGCGTCTTGCCTTCGAGCGGCCTCGTGGCCTTTTCGTGCGCCTTCAGCTTCGCTTTCATCGCGGCGCTCGCGGCAAGCATGTTGCGCAACTCGACAGGCGGCAGCTCATTGATGTCGAGGAAGTGGCGGACGGGTTTACTCATCATCCCGCCGCCTTCTTTAACTGGTTGCCCGACAGCGCGACACAGGCGCGCTCCAGCATCTGAACGGACTCCTCGAGCTCGGCCTCGGTCACGATCAGTGGCGCCAGGAAGCGCACCACATTGTCGCCGGCGCCGACGGTGAGCAATTTCTGGTCCCGCAGCGCGTTGACGAGATCGCCCGAGGGAACCACGGCCTTGACGCCGATCAAGAGCCCCTCGCCGCGCACTTCCGCGAGTATGGCGGGATAGCGGTCGACCACGGAGGCGAGCTTCTGTTTCAGCAGCAGCGACATCTTCTGCACGTGGTCGAAGAAGCCGGGCTTGAGCATGACGTCGAGCACCGCATTGGCCGAGGCGATCGCCAGCGGGTTGCCGCCGAAGGTCGATCCGTGCGAACCGGGCGTCATGCCGCTGGCCGCTTCCGCAGTCGCCAGCACCGCGCCGATCGGAAAGCCGCCGCCCAGCGCTTTCGCCAGCGACATCACATCGGGGGTGACGCCGATGCGCTTGTAGGCAAAGAGATCGCCGGTGCGGCCCATCCCGGTCTGCACTTCGTCGAACGCCAGCAGCAGGCCGTGTTCGTCGCAGAGCTGCCGCAGCGCCTTGAAGAACGACTGCGGCGCCGAACGCACGCCGCCCTCGCCCTGCACCGGCTCGATCAGGATGCCGGCGGTATGCGGACCGATCGCCTTCTTCACCGCTTCGAGATCGCCGTGCGGCACCTGGTCGAAGCCGTCCATCGGCGGGCCAAAGCCTTCGAGATATTTGGCGGAGCCGGTGGCGGCAAGCGTGCCGAGCGTGCGGCCGTGGAACGCGCCCTCGAAGGTGATGAGGCGATAGCGTTCGGGATGGCCCTTGGAGAACTGATAGCGGCGCACGAGCTTGATCACGCCTTCCATCGCTTCCGCGCCGGAATTGCAGAAGAACACCATGTCGGCGAAGCTCTGCTCGCACAGCCGCGCGGCGAGCTTCTCTCCGTCCGGGCTCTTGAACAGGTTCGACATGTGCCAGAGTTTTGTCGCCTGCTCCTGCAGCGCCGCGATCAGGTGCGGATGACAGTGGCCCAGCGCGTTGACCGCGACGCCCGAGGTGAAGTCGAGATAGCGCTCGCCACCGGTCGATGTCAGCCAGCAGCCTTCGCCGCGTTCGAAGCCGAGGTCGACCCTGGCAAAGACGGGGAGCAAATGCGAGGCGGCGCTATGGGTCATGGCAATCACTTGAGGTTCGAGCCCTGTCTTCAAGACCTGCCGTGGAGCACGTCCGTGCCTTGACATCGGTGCCTTGGCGCGAGGCGGCGACAGCCGGTCTTGCGAAACGAAACGTGCCGCCTCTTTGGGGCGGCACGTGAGAGGCATTCTATGTGGGCGCGGAGCGCTGTCAACACGCCATGGAACACGCCTTTCCTGCATCTCAGGAGGGCTAAATCCGTAGGATTGCGGTGTGGTGGAAAACACGCAGTATCGTGCCTACATGTCGGAACATGTGGACGTTGGGGCGCGGACTCTTGCGCCGGAGTCACGCCATATTGTAGCTTTTGGGCTGTCGGGTACGACATCTCGTGCGGCGGTTTTTATCCCTAAGAGTCCATTTTGTATTGCGTACACGTTCGGGCGCGCTTTCCGCGCCCGGCGAGGGCTAAGGGATTCTGACCGCAGGGTTTTTTGAGACGAATGACGTCGCCCGCGCTGCCCCATATCGGCCGGCGCGGTGCGAAGGAAAGACTACGATGACGGTATTGACCTGGTCCGACGATCGCGTCGAGCAGCTGAAGAAGCTCTGGGAAGCCGGCTTGTCGGCAAGCCAGATTGCCGCGGAACTCGGAAATGTGACCCGAAACGCTGTGATCGGCAAGGTGCACCGGCTGGGCCTCTCCGGCCGCGCCAAGTCACCCTCCTCGGCCGCGCCGCGGCAGCGCAAGGCGCGCCCGGCCCAGCAGATGGTGCGCGTGTCGCGCCCGGTTTCGCGCGGCAACACCGCGCTGGCGCACGCCTTCGAGGTCGAGATCGAACCCGATCCGATCGCCTTCGACAACGTGGTGCCGATGAGCCAGCGGCTGTCGCTGCTCGAACTCAACGAAGCCACCTGCCACTGGCCGGTCGGCGATCCCGCCAGCCCGGAATTCTTCTTCTGCGGCGGCAAGGCGCTTTCGGGACTGCCCTACTGCGCGCATCACTCGCGCGTGGCGTATCAGCCGGCGTCCGATCGGCGGCGTGCGGCACCGAAGCCGACCCGTTAAGTCGCGCGCGATACTCCAAAGCGGCCGTCCCTGCAAACGCAGGGGCCCATCACCACAGGTGTGTGGGGTTTTGGCGAGCGTGAGCTCCGGGCTCAATTCAACAATCGAGATTCGTGGTTATGGCTCCCCGCGTTCGCGGGGACGGCGATAGAATGCAGGGTGAGGCACTGGAGCCGTGCTACGACTCCACCTTCGCGAACCGATCATCCAGCGCATATCCCGCGCCGCGCACGGTGCGGATCGGATCCTGTTCGCGGCCCGGGTTGAGGAGTTTGCGCAGCCGGCCGATGTGGACGTCGACGGTGCGTTCGTCGATGTAAATGTCGCGGCCCCAGACGCTGTCGAGCAATTGCTCGCGGCTGAACACGCGGCCGGGATGCTCCAGGAAAAATTCCAGTAGCCGATACTCGGTCGGGCCGAGATCGATCGAGCGGCCCGAGCGCGCGACGCGGCGCTTCTCGCGATCGAGTTCGATATCGCCATAGGTCAAGACGGTAGCGAGCCGCTCTGGGCTTGCCCGCCGCAGCAGACCCTTCACCCGCGCCAGCAACTCCGGCACCGAAAACGGTTTAACGATGTAGTCGTCGGCGCCGGTCGCAAGGCCACGCACCCGCTCGCTCTCCTCACCGCGCGCCGTGAGCATGATGATCGGCAACTGCTTGGTCTCCGGCCGCGCCCGCAAGCGACGGCACAGTTCGATACCCGACAGGCCCGGCAGCATCCAGTCCAGCACGACGAGATCGGGAATGCGCTCCTTCAGCCGCGTATCGGCATCGTCGCCGCGGCCGACGGTTTCGACCTCATAGCCTTCGGCGTCGAGGTTGTAGCGCAACAGCGTGGTCAGCGCTTCTTCGTCCTCGACCACCATAATGCGCGCGCTCATCTTTTATTCCTCAAGTACTAGGCAACGTGGTGGCAAACGTCGTCATGTCGCCCTTCGGGCGCTTGTCGAGCATCTGCTGGCCTTCGATCATGTAGAACACGGTTTCGGCGATGTTGGTCGCGTGATCGCCGATCCGCTCGATATTCTTGGCACAGAACATCAGGTGAATGCAGAACGAGATGTTGCGCGGGTCTTCCATCATATAGGTCAGGAGTTCCCGGAACAACGAGGTACAGATGGCGTCGACTTCCTCGTCGCCCTTCCATACCGCCAGCGCCGCCGGGAGGTCGTGCGCCGCATAGGCGTCCAGCACCGATTTGACCTGCGATTGCACCAGGTCGGTCATGTGCTCCAGGCCGCGAATGAGCTTCAGCGGCTGAAAATCATTCTCCAGCGCGGCGACGCGCTTTCCCATGTTCTTGGCGAGATCGCCGATCCGCTCCAGGTCGGTGGCGACACGCATGGCGCCGACGATCTCGCGCAGATCGACCGCCATCGGCTGGCGCCGTGCGATGGTCAGCACCGCGCGCTCCTCGATCAGGTGCTGCAGACGGTCGACCTCGACATCGGCCGCGACGACGCGGTTGCCGAGCGCGACGTCGCGGCGGACCAGCGCGTCGACGGATTCGGTGATCATGCGCTCGACCTGGCCGCCCATCTCGGCGACGAGACGGGTCAATTCCTGGAGGTCGCTGTCGAACGCCTTGGCGGTGTGTTCAGAAGCCATTTTCTATCTCCTCAACCGAACCGGCCGGTGATGTAATCTTGCGTGCGTCGATCGCTCGGGGAGGTGAATATCTTGTTGGTGTCGTCGAACTCGATCAACTCGCCGAGATACATGAAGGCGGTCTTGTCGGAGACGCGCGCCGCCTGCTGCATGTTATGGGTGACGATCGCGATCGTGTAGTCCTCCGCCAGTTCGGTGATCAGTTCCTCGATCTTGGCGGTCGAAATCGGATCCAGCGCCGAGCAGGGTTCGTCGAACAGGATCACCTCCGGCCGCACCGCGACCGTACGCGCGATGCAGAGCCGCTGTTGCTGGCCGCCGGACAGCGAAAGGCCGCTGGCATTGAGTTTGTCCTTGACCTCGTTCCACAGCGCGCCGCCGCGCAGCGCCTTCTCGACCCGGCCGTCCATCTCGGACTTGGAGATCTTCTCATAGAGGCGGATGCCGAAGGCGATGTTTTCGTAGATCGTCATCGGGAACGGCGTCGGCTTCTGGAACACCATGCCGACACGGGCGCGCAGCAGATTGAGGTCGAGCTTGGGGTCGAGAATGTTGGTCTGGTCCAGCATCAACTGGCCGGTCGCTTTCTGGCCGGGATAGAGATCGTACATCCGGTTGAAGATCCGCAGCAGCGTGGACTTGCCGCAGCCGGACGGGCCGATGAAGGCCGTGACACGGTTGGTGCCGAGCGTCAGATTGATATCCTTCAGCGCGTGATGTTCGCCATAGTAAAAATTCAAGCCGCGGGCGGTCACCTTTGGCGGCGCCTCGGGCAGCGCCACCTGCGGAACGGATCCGCTCGCATTACTCACGGATACGGAGAGTTCGGTCATTTGGATGTCCTCTCGGCGCCGAGAACGCGCGCGCCAATATTCAGGGCCAATACGGTGAGCGTGATCAGCAGCGCCCCGCTCCAGGCGAGTTGCTTCCAGTAGGCATAGGGGCTCTGCACGAAGTTGTTGATGGTGACCGGCAGGTTCGCCATCGTTTTGGTCATGTCGAGACTGAAGAACTGGTTCGACAGCGCGGTGAACAGCAGCGGCGCGGTCTCGCCGGCAACGCGCGCTGTCGCCAGCAGCACGCCGGTGATCAGGCCCGCGCGCGCGGCGCGATAGGCGATCCGCCGGATCACCAGCGAGCGCGGCAGGCCGAGCGCGGAGGCTGCCTCACGCAGTGGATTGGGCACCAGTCCCAGCATGTCCTCGGTGGTGCGGACCACCACGGGGATCACGATCACGGCCAGTGCCAGACAGCCGGCGAACGCCGAGAAGCCGCCCATCGGCACCACAATCGCGCCGTAGATGAACAGGCCGATAATGATCGACGGCGCGCTCAACAGAATGTCGTTGATGAAACGGATCACCGACGTCAGCTTGTCGTGCTTGCCGTATTCGGCGAGATAGGTTCCCGCGAACAGGCCGAGCGGCGCGCCGATGCCGACCCCGATCACGGTCATCATGATCGAGCCGACGATGGCGTTGCGCAGGCCACCGTCGGTCGAACCCGGCGGCGGCGTATCCTGGGTGAAGACGGCGAGGTTGAGCCCGGCGAGACCGTTGTAGAACAGCGTGAACAGGATCAGCGCCAGCCAGGTGACACCGAACAAGGCGGCGCCCAGGCAGAGAAACTTAACAATGATGTTGTTGCGGCGGCGGGATGCGTAGATCGGGTTCATAATCTTAGCTCCCCGCCTTCTTTTCCAGCCGCATCAGCATCAGGCGCGCGGCCGCCAGGACGAAGAAGGTCAAGACGAACAGCAGCAGGCCTAGCAGGATCAGGCCGGATTGATGCAAGCCATCGCTCTCGGCGAACTCGGAAGCGATCGCGGCGGAAATCGTGGTGCCCGGCGCGAAGATCGAGGACTGGATCTTGAACGAATTGCCGATGATGAAGGTCACCGCCATGGTCTCGCCGAGCGCACGGCCGAGCGCCAGCATGATGCCGCCGATCACGCCGACCCGGGTGTAGGGAATGACGACGTTGCGGACGACTTCCCAGGTGGTGCAGCCGACGCCATAGGCCGCTTCCTTCAATACCGGGGGCACCGTCTTGAAGACGTCGACCGAGATCGCGGTAATGAAGGGCAGCACCATGATGGCGAGGATCAAGGCCGCGTTGAACAGGCTGAGATAGGACGGCGGACCCGCGAAGATGGTTCCGAGCACCGGGACGCCGTCGAACACGGAAATCATGAACGGCTGGAAATTGTTGGCCAGGAACGGGCCCAGCACGAAGAAGCCCCACATGCCGTAGATGATCGAGGGTATCCCGGCGAGCAGTTCGACGGCAAGCCCGATCGGACGACGCAGCCAGATCGGACAGATCTCGGTGAGAAACACCGCAATGCCGAGGCCGACCGGAATGGCGATCATCATCGCGATCACGGAGGTGATCAACGTGCCGTAGATCGGACCGAGCGCGCCGAGAACCGGCGGATCGGCCGACGGCGCCCAGCGCTGCGTCCACAGGAAGGCCGCGCCGTACTCGCGCATCGCCGGCCATGCGCCGACGATCAGCGATAGAATAATGCCGCCGAGGATGAGGAGAACCGAGATCGCGCAGGCGCGCGTAATCCAGTAGAAGGTGACGTCGCCGAACTTGAAGGCGCTGAGCGCCCTCGCACGATCGTAAGGTCCGGCAGCATCCATTACGTCGCGCTCAACCGCCATTTCTGCCACGCCAATCCCCTGTACTTATAGCCCAATGACCCGGACGTCGGTGCACGGCTTTTTTGGGCTCGCGCATTTTTCTTGCCTCTCCTATCCCGAGAGGGGTGCTCAACCCGGCCAAGACCGGGTTGAGCGAGCTTATTGTGAGGCACTTGCCGATCAGCTCTTGATGTCGGCCGACCAGGTCTTCTCGATCAGCTTGACCACGGGCTCCGGCATCGGAATGTAGTCGAGCTCCTCGGCCATCTTGTCGCCCTTCTCGAAAGCCCATTTGAAGAACTTGATCGCTTCCTTGGACGCCGCCTTGTCGGTGGCATCCTTGTGCATCAGAATGAAGGTCGCGCCGGTGATCGGCCACGACGCTTCGCCGGGCTGGTCGGTCAGGATGACGAAGTAGTTCTTGGCGCCCGCCCAGTCGGCATTGGCAGCCGCAGCTTGGAAGGCCCCGATGGTCGGCTGTACGGTCTTGCCGGCCTTGTTGATCATCGCGCCGTAGGTCAGCTTGTTCTGCTTGGCGTAAGCGTACTCGACATAGCCGATCGAGTTCTTGGTCTGGCTGACATTGCCTGCAACGCCTTCATTGCCCTTGGCGCCGACGCCCGTCGGCCACTCGACCGCGGTGCCGGAACCTGCCTTCGTCTTCCACTCGGCATTGGCTTTCGAGAGGTAATCGGTCCAGAGGAACGTGGTGCCGGAGCCGTCAGAACGGCGCACGACCGTGATGGCGTCGGCAGGTAGTTTCAGCTTCGGGTTGAGCTTGGCAATCGCCGGATCGTTCCAGGTCTTGACCTTGCCGAGATAGATGTCGCCGAGCAGCTCGCCGGAAAACACCAGTTCACCCGGCTTGATGCCTTCAAGGTTCACCACCGGCACCAGTGCACCCATCGCCTGCGGCCACTGAATCATGCCTTCCTTGTCAAGCTGTTCCGGCTTGAGCGGCATGTCGGAGGCGCCAAACGTCACGGTCTTGGCCACGATCTGCTTGATGCCGGCGCCGGAACCGATCGACTGATAGTTCAGGCCGTTGCCGGTCTCCTTCTTGTAGGCATCGGCCCACTTCGAATAGAGCGGGAACGGGAAGGTCGCGCCCGCGCCGGTAATGTCGGCAGCGAATGACGACGTCGAAGCGGCGACCAGGCCGGCAGCGACGATAGCTTTCATGAAATTCATGGTTGGTCTCCATCTGGTGAGCGAAGCGCTTGTTGCGCCCGATAGCGCTCACTTGCCGCTGGTCTAGGAGCGGTCGATAGAGCTTTTACGAAGGTTCGATGACAGTTGGATGACACTGCCAAGCCATTGAAATATCTTGAATTTAATGCCTAAGCCGCCCTTTGCCTGGGGAAATCCGGCGCTGAAGGCTGTCGGTTTTTTGTGCACTTTTAGAGGACGACCGGGCCGGCGTCAGCCAAGGATCGCGATCCCGATTACGCCGGATCCAAGTCCGTCGGGAACTTATGCTTTTCTGTTGAGTAAGCCGTCGAAATCTCGGCTTCCTTGGTGCTGGCGAGATTACCGTGCAAGCAAGACGCCGCGCCGTGACCTCTTATTCGAGACGCGCGGCCCCTTCAGGCGCCCAGCCATGTGGCGAGGTGTTCCGGCTTGGGCAATCCGCCGGCATGCACAACCTTGCCGTCCACGACCACGCCCGGCGTCGAGGCGATGCCGTAACCGGCGATCGCCGCGTAGTCGGTCACTTTCTCGATTGTGACGGGTACTCCCAGCCTGTCCGCTTCGGCCTGCACCATCTCGGCCGTAGCGACACAACGTTTGCAGCCCGGGCCGAGCACCTTGACGTCTTTCATGGATCCCCCTCGTTTCAGTTGAACAGCAGGTTGAACAGTAACCCGACCCCAAGGATGCCCGTCCCGACAACGCCGACGAAGACCGCTATGAGCTTCAGACTCAATACCTTGCGCAGGATGATCATCTCCGGAACCGACAACGCGATCACCGACATCATGAAGGCGAGCACGGTCCCGAGCGCCGCCCCCTTGGCAAGCAGGGCTTGAACGACCGGGATAATGCCGGCGGCGTTCGAGTACATCGGAATTCCGATCAGGACCGCGGCCGGTACCGACCACCAGGCGCCCTGTCCCATGATCGAGGCGAGCAGGTCCGACGGTACGTACCCGTGAATCAACGCCCCAATGGCGATGCCCGCGATGATCCAGGGCCAAACCTTGCCGACGATCTCGCGCACGGCTTCGATACCCGTCTTGATACGATCAACAGCGGTGACATCTTCCGGCGGCAGTTCGGCTGCGCTCGCGCGGATGTTGCGAACCCATTCTTCCAGCCAGTTTTCGAGATGCAGGCGGCCGATCACCCAGCCTGCCGTAATCGCGACGAACAGGCCGAAGCCGAGATAGGTGAGCGCCACTTTCCAGCCGACGAGCCCGAACAAAAGCCCGAGCGCCACCTCGTTCACCATCGGGGCCGAGATCAGGAACGAGAAGGTGACGCCAAGGGGAACACCGGCGCTGACGAAACCAATGAACATCGGCACCGCAGAACACGAGCAGAATGGGGTGAGTACCCCGAGACCAGCCGCCAGCACGTTGCCGGCGCCTTCCCGCTTTCCGGCAAGAAGCGCGCGCGTCTTTTCCGGCGAGAAGAAGCTGCGCACCACTCCCATGCCGAACACCACGAGTGTCAGCAGCATCAGGACTTTCGGCGTGTCGTAGACGAAGAAGCTGAGCGCCTCGCCAAGGTGGCTCTTGGGATCGATGGGCGCCAACGACACGACCCATTGCGAAAACGGAACGAGCTGACTGTACACCAGGCCCCAGAGCAACAGGGCGACGATCGTCCCGCCGACCCACTTGGCGGTCGAAGGGCCGGTGCGAGGCGCGCGTTCGGTGATGGACCCCAAGCTCATGCGGCGTGTCTTTCCGAGGCCGAAATCGTGAACACCGGCGCGAACCCACCGCCTGCCGTCCGGAAATTCGTGGTCTGGCCCTGGTAGAGGCGCGCCGCCGTCAGAAGAAGCTCGCCGTCATAGACGTAGAGCCGGACGTCGGTCTTGCGGGCCTCGCGCGTGCCGTCGAGCTTGACCATCCGTTCGCCGGGAGCCGCAAAATCCTGAGCGACGTATCCGCCCTTGATCACCTCGGCCCACACCCCCTTCGTTATCTTGTCGCCGCGATAGACGCCCTTGCTGCCGTACCCGCTGACCGGCTTGAAGAACAACGTCTTCCTTCTCTCCCAAAGGTGAGCTGCATTGTCGGACGTGACGACCGCCGTATGGGGCACCCCGGAAAGATCTTCGGCCATCGCCGACGAAAGCCCCCAGCCGCGCAGCGCCGCCCTATCGGAGAGCAGTCCGAGATTGCGCTTGTCCGCATACAGAGCGTGCACATGCGGATTGGGCGTAACCACGACGGCGTTGTCGAGATAGGCCGCGCGCAACGCCTCGTGCCCGGGGCGATCAAGGGAAAAATCCACCAGCCGGTTGTAGACGAGATCGATCGGGCGACCATCGATCGACAGTTGACCCCGCGCGTAACTGAGCTGTCCGGCATCGGCAATGACCGCCTCGATGCCGTGCTTCGCAAAGAAGCGCTGGGCCAACACGAATTCCGGGTAGAGATACTGTTCTTCGGGCCGATCATCGACGATGGCAACCCGCTTCAGCGCGGCGGCCCGGCGCTGGAGGTTAAACTCATGCTGGAACATGCGCAGCACCGCCGATTCAAAATTGACGTTGCTGGTTTTCCCCAGAGCGGCTTCGATCTCTGTACAGCAGGCCCGCTGCGCATCCGCCAGCAGTGCATTGAGGAAGGCGCCGCCCGCATTGGTATTGACCTCGATCAGCCTGGCGCCCGCCGTGCCGACATGGAAATCGAAGCCCATGAAGGCACCGCGCGGCCCGAAATCATGCCGCGCGAACTCCGGCGCCCAGGACAACGCGGCGTGCTGATAGCCCGGCAATCTGGTCGCGGCCTCGATCGCCCGCACGATGCGAAGCATCTCAATCGTCTCGGATTCCGAGATGAACACAGGCGCATTTGAAAACAGATGCGGGCGCGCCCGGATGAACGTCGCACAGAACTCCGCGTCTCCAACCGTCCGCTCCAGCGCGTCGCACAGGGCGTCGCGATCGAGCGTGACGCAGAAGCACTCCTGATTCAGAAGCTCGGAGATCGATCGGGCGTCCACCGTCGAAGCATTCATCTGTCCGTCCTCTGTCACCCGTTCCACCGCCAGCGCGATTCCCTGTCCGCCGCCAATGCAGAGCGCGACCACGCCCCGCGGGCTTCCGTCGCGTTGAACC
It contains:
- a CDS encoding ATP-grasp domain-containing protein; the protein is MRAIEAATRLPGYQHAALSWAPEFARHDFGPRGAFMGFDFHVGTAGARLIEVNTNAGGAFLNALLADAQRACCTEIEAALGKTSNVNFESAVLRMFQHEFNLQRRAAALKRVAIVDDRPEEQYLYPEFVLAQRFFAKHGIEAVIADAGQLSYARGQLSIDGRPIDLVYNRLVDFSLDRPGHEALRAAYLDNAVVVTPNPHVHALYADKRNLGLLSDRAALRGWGLSSAMAEDLSGVPHTAVVTSDNAAHLWERRKTLFFKPVSGYGSKGVYRGDKITKGVWAEVIKGGYVAQDFAAPGERMVKLDGTREARKTDVRLYVYDGELLLTAARLYQGQTTNFRTAGGGFAPVFTISASERHAA